A portion of the Nitrospira sp. genome contains these proteins:
- the purN gene encoding phosphoribosylglycinamide formyltransferase: MSTSRAAPLRIAVLASGRGSNLQAVIDAIEAGRIDATIVAVISNKQDAAALERARKHGLSDIFVDPKPFAGRPDSREAYDQALLEVLRRHEVDLVLLAGYMKIVTSLLIEAYANRMMNIHPSLLPAFPGLDVQRKAIDWGCKLAGCTVHFVTEGVDEGPIILQAAVPVLDGDTPDTLAARILEQEHRIYPRAVELFAEGRLRVEGRRVFIDGGKPLGEALLCPF; encoded by the coding sequence GCCGCCCCACTTCGCATTGCCGTGCTGGCGTCCGGCCGCGGCTCCAATCTGCAGGCTGTCATCGACGCGATCGAGGCGGGTCGGATTGACGCCACGATCGTCGCGGTCATCAGCAATAAGCAGGATGCCGCAGCACTGGAGCGGGCCAGGAAACATGGGCTCTCGGACATATTCGTCGATCCCAAACCCTTTGCCGGCCGACCGGACAGCCGGGAAGCATATGACCAAGCCTTGCTGGAGGTGCTCCGCCGGCATGAGGTCGATTTGGTCTTATTGGCCGGCTACATGAAGATCGTTACGAGCCTGCTGATCGAGGCCTATGCCAATCGAATGATGAACATTCACCCGTCCCTGTTGCCGGCCTTCCCCGGATTGGACGTGCAAAGGAAGGCCATCGACTGGGGATGCAAACTTGCCGGATGCACCGTGCATTTCGTGACCGAAGGCGTCGACGAAGGGCCGATCATTCTCCAGGCGGCGGTTCCGGTTCTGGACGGCGACACACCGGACACGCTGGCCGCGCGCATTCTCGAGCAGGAACACCGAATCTATCCGCGCGCCGTGGAACTCTTCGCCGAAGGCCGACTGCGGGTGGAGGGGCGTCGTGTTTTCATCGACGGAGGCAAGCCGCTGGGAGAGGCGCTCCTCTGTCCGTTTTGA